In one window of Zingiber officinale cultivar Zhangliang chromosome 11A, Zo_v1.1, whole genome shotgun sequence DNA:
- the LOC122031017 gene encoding peroxisomal nicotinamide adenine dinucleotide carrier-like isoform X2 → MSNALVNGLAGAGGGIIAQIITYPIQTVNTRQQTERIAKKTSQASVIGGGHLPSSGGTISEMFQLIKMEGWGGLYSGLKPSLVGTATSQLLKNKAESIAAARKKKGLGDGTVGMFSWLVVAAIAGSLNVLLTNPIWVLVTRMQTHTQAERRIMEARKEAILKEYARITNVENELAKLELIKPQPYGTFHAVREVYNEAGIKGFWKGLIPTLIMVCNPSIQFMIYETSLKHLRKKRSGNGNGVKDVTALQVFLLGALAKLGATVVTYPLLVVKSRLQAKQEIGKNAMSRYTGTLDAILKMIRYEGLYGFYKGMGTKIVQSVFAASVLFMVKEELVKAFIFVSDKGKKIHTTAIGE, encoded by the exons ATGTCGAACGCTCTGGTTAATGGCCTAGCCGGCGCCGGCGGAGGCATCATAGCTCAGATAATCACCTACCCTATTCAGACC GTGAATACTCGTCAACAGACCGAGAGGATTGCCAAGAAGACGTCGCAGGCCTCGGTCATTGGCGGCGGCCACCTCCCATCGTCAGgaggaaccatctccgaaatgtTTCAG CTTATCAAAATGGAAGGTTGGGGAGGGCTGTACAGTGGCCTTAAGCCATCGCTAGTTGGCACTGCTACGTCTCAG TTACTGAAGAATAAGGCAGAGTCCATTGCTGCTGCCCGCAAGAAGAAAGGGCTTGGTGATGGAACTGTGGGTATGTTCTCTTGGCTTGTTGTCGCAGCTATTGCAGG GTCATTGAATGTGTTGCTGACTAATCCAATATGGGTCCTGGTTACTCGTATGCAG ACACATACACAAGCAGAGAGGAGAATCATGGAGGCTAGAAAGGAGGCTATCTTGAAGGAATATGCTCGAATCACTAATGTGGAGAATGAGTTGGCTAAACTTGAACTGATCAAACCACAGCCATATGGAACATTTCATGCG GTGAGGGAGGTTTACAACGAAGCAGGCATAAAAGGATTCTGGAAAGGGCTCATCCCGACTCTTATCATG GTATGCAATCCATCAATTCAGTTTATGATTTATGAAACCTCATTAAAGCACCTACGGAAAAAGCGCAGTGGAAATGGTAATGGAGTAAAAGATGTAACCGCTTTACAG GTTTTCTTACTGGGGGCGCTAGCAAAACTAGGGGCAACGGTGGTAACATATCCTTTATTAGTTGTGAAG TCTAGGTTACAGGCAAAGCAAGAAATCGGCAAGAATGCAATGTCTAGATACACAG GAACTCTGGATGCGATACTAAAGATGATCCGTTACGAAGGACTGTATGGATTTTATAAAGGCATGGGGACCAAGATTGTGCAGAGTGTATTTGCTGCTTCGGTCCTCTTCATGGTAAAAGAAGAATTGGTTAAggcttttatttttgtttctgaCAAGGGTAAGAAAATACATACGACAGCAATTGGTGAGTGA
- the LOC122031017 gene encoding peroxisomal nicotinamide adenine dinucleotide carrier-like isoform X1: MSNALVNGLAGAGGGIIAQIITYPIQTVNTRQQTERIAKKTSQASVIGGGHLPSSGGTISEMFQLIKMEGWGGLYSGLKPSLVGTATSQGIYYYFYQLLKNKAESIAAARKKKGLGDGTVGMFSWLVVAAIAGSLNVLLTNPIWVLVTRMQTHTQAERRIMEARKEAILKEYARITNVENELAKLELIKPQPYGTFHAVREVYNEAGIKGFWKGLIPTLIMVCNPSIQFMIYETSLKHLRKKRSGNGNGVKDVTALQVFLLGALAKLGATVVTYPLLVVKSRLQAKQEIGKNAMSRYTGTLDAILKMIRYEGLYGFYKGMGTKIVQSVFAASVLFMVKEELVKAFIFVSDKGKKIHTTAIGE; the protein is encoded by the exons ATGTCGAACGCTCTGGTTAATGGCCTAGCCGGCGCCGGCGGAGGCATCATAGCTCAGATAATCACCTACCCTATTCAGACC GTGAATACTCGTCAACAGACCGAGAGGATTGCCAAGAAGACGTCGCAGGCCTCGGTCATTGGCGGCGGCCACCTCCCATCGTCAGgaggaaccatctccgaaatgtTTCAG CTTATCAAAATGGAAGGTTGGGGAGGGCTGTACAGTGGCCTTAAGCCATCGCTAGTTGGCACTGCTACGTCTCAG GGAATATATTATTATTTCTACCAGTTACTGAAGAATAAGGCAGAGTCCATTGCTGCTGCCCGCAAGAAGAAAGGGCTTGGTGATGGAACTGTGGGTATGTTCTCTTGGCTTGTTGTCGCAGCTATTGCAGG GTCATTGAATGTGTTGCTGACTAATCCAATATGGGTCCTGGTTACTCGTATGCAG ACACATACACAAGCAGAGAGGAGAATCATGGAGGCTAGAAAGGAGGCTATCTTGAAGGAATATGCTCGAATCACTAATGTGGAGAATGAGTTGGCTAAACTTGAACTGATCAAACCACAGCCATATGGAACATTTCATGCG GTGAGGGAGGTTTACAACGAAGCAGGCATAAAAGGATTCTGGAAAGGGCTCATCCCGACTCTTATCATG GTATGCAATCCATCAATTCAGTTTATGATTTATGAAACCTCATTAAAGCACCTACGGAAAAAGCGCAGTGGAAATGGTAATGGAGTAAAAGATGTAACCGCTTTACAG GTTTTCTTACTGGGGGCGCTAGCAAAACTAGGGGCAACGGTGGTAACATATCCTTTATTAGTTGTGAAG TCTAGGTTACAGGCAAAGCAAGAAATCGGCAAGAATGCAATGTCTAGATACACAG GAACTCTGGATGCGATACTAAAGATGATCCGTTACGAAGGACTGTATGGATTTTATAAAGGCATGGGGACCAAGATTGTGCAGAGTGTATTTGCTGCTTCGGTCCTCTTCATGGTAAAAGAAGAATTGGTTAAggcttttatttttgtttctgaCAAGGGTAAGAAAATACATACGACAGCAATTGGTGAGTGA